The proteins below are encoded in one region of Myxococcales bacterium:
- a CDS encoding metallophosphoesterase, translating into MSGRTIIVGDVHGCSAELEALLKQCAFEQGSDEVIFVGDLVGKGPDPVGVVALARDIKAKMVLGNHDWHVLRVRDALDHGKPSLHASHSQHLAARNLSVEAIAWLKTQPLFLKLPEHNAIVVHAGLRQGLPLEKQDRIEMITMRSVLSEGRISKKITNDCEPWAKLWSGPEHVVFGHDAIRGLQQYPFATGLDTGCVYGGKLTALLFPERKLISVDAQEIYLQRGKREAKY; encoded by the coding sequence ATGTCCGGGCGAACTATCATTGTTGGAGATGTACACGGCTGCAGTGCTGAACTAGAAGCATTGTTGAAGCAGTGCGCTTTTGAGCAAGGGAGCGATGAAGTTATTTTTGTCGGGGACCTTGTTGGGAAAGGCCCGGATCCAGTGGGTGTCGTGGCACTAGCCCGAGATATCAAGGCAAAGATGGTCTTGGGGAATCACGATTGGCACGTGTTGCGTGTGCGGGATGCGCTCGATCACGGCAAACCTTCCTTGCATGCAAGTCATTCGCAACACCTTGCAGCAAGGAATCTAAGTGTCGAGGCGATTGCTTGGCTTAAAACACAACCGTTGTTTTTAAAGCTCCCCGAACATAACGCGATTGTCGTACATGCAGGATTAAGACAAGGCTTGCCGCTTGAAAAACAAGATCGGATTGAAATGATTACCATGCGAAGCGTGTTAAGCGAGGGACGTATCAGTAAGAAGATCACCAACGATTGTGAACCGTGGGCTAAGCTGTGGTCGGGGCCTGAGCACGTGGTCTTTGGGCACGACGCAATTCGCGGACTTCAGCAATATCCCTTTGCTACTGGTCTTGATACGGGATGTGTCTATGGCGGCAAACTAACTGCGCTGCTCTTTCCTGAACGAAAACTTATTTCCGTTGATGCGCAGGAAATCTATTTGCAGCGGGGCAAAAGAGAAGCGAAGTATTAG
- a CDS encoding MoaD/ThiS family protein, with protein MANVTVRIPTPLRNLTQEKDEVSASGSTVQDVIENLEQNYPGIKDRLCDEKGVRRFVNIYANEEDIRFLDNLGTELKDGDSLSIVPAIAGGQ; from the coding sequence ATGGCTAACGTTACTGTAAGAATCCCAACCCCTTTGCGAAATCTGACCCAAGAAAAAGACGAAGTCAGTGCGTCGGGTAGTACCGTTCAAGATGTGATTGAGAACCTTGAGCAAAATTACCCTGGTATCAAAGACCGACTTTGCGATGAAAAAGGTGTGCGTCGTTTCGTGAACATTTACGCGAACGAAGAAGATATTCGTTTCCTCGATAACCTTGGTACTGAACTTAAAGACGGCGATTCACTGAGTATTGTTCCGGCGATTGCGGGAGGTCAGTAG
- a CDS encoding Rieske 2Fe-2S domain-containing protein, with amino-acid sequence MSIEEDKVFVCLLHEIKAGEARSVPLPRKPTHLVPYTAIVLRTKSGELRAYLNECKHLPIPLDAGSGQFWDSTGNRLLCSTHGAQFQAEDGRCVLGPCHGASLECLPLCVEGDKVFVGNFAT; translated from the coding sequence ATGAGCATTGAAGAAGATAAGGTGTTTGTATGCTTACTGCATGAAATCAAAGCAGGCGAAGCCCGTTCTGTACCGCTGCCTCGAAAACCCACCCATCTTGTTCCGTACACGGCCATCGTGTTGCGCACAAAAAGCGGAGAGCTGCGAGCTTATTTGAACGAATGCAAACACTTGCCCATCCCGCTTGATGCCGGCTCCGGTCAGTTCTGGGATTCCACGGGCAATCGGCTATTGTGCTCAACCCATGGCGCCCAATTTCAAGCCGAAGATGGCCGGTGCGTTCTAGGCCCCTGCCACGGCGCCAGCCTTGAGTGTTTGCCCTTGTGTGTTGAAGGCGACAAGGTTTTTGTTGGCAATTTTGCAACATAA
- a CDS encoding MATE family efflux transporter, whose translation MSSRAVKTGFFANKEKKQERNFKRLTEGHLSLGVLRFGLPLVIGMGLHTLFNLIDMFMIGRLQEGTEGLAALGVCDMIAALATIVSNGASTAAVAVISRRLGEKDTRGIRRATWLSLWMVGAFSVAFGLLGLFGSDVLIRDIMQVKGLAADLAVPYLRIILGGCFSIFFLLQITAVLRALGSAKSAAALLVGGNLLNILLNILFIYGTGPRPEVFAWADPLAQALAIPRMGVVGAAWATLLGRTVPVLFGIFLLVHRKGGPRFHRIYLRPIKSELATLWRIGWPSSAQLIVRVGAVLAFISLVSSNYTTVGDQSSLTAFSICLRLETMALFIGMGWGAAASTFVGANLGAGQRKRAQQAGWIAASFNFFLMIGLVATYMHFAEPIIGFFDHSPKVIQAGREYLRIVGLSYCVLGVALVLSQAMTGAGATLSSLVIDGAFLLFLVVPASIIVTEYLRLPPVALWTTIAMGNLAAAVAYTLWYARGAFLEKKV comes from the coding sequence ATGTCGAGTCGTGCTGTAAAAACGGGCTTCTTCGCCAACAAAGAAAAGAAACAGGAACGCAATTTTAAGCGCCTAACCGAAGGCCATCTTAGCCTTGGGGTATTGCGCTTCGGGCTGCCTTTGGTCATCGGCATGGGCCTGCACACGCTGTTCAACCTCATCGACATGTTCATGATTGGCCGATTGCAAGAGGGAACAGAAGGCCTCGCAGCACTCGGTGTGTGCGACATGATCGCAGCCCTCGCTACTATCGTCTCTAACGGCGCATCCACGGCAGCCGTTGCGGTCATCTCAAGACGGCTTGGTGAAAAAGATACGCGCGGGATTCGTCGCGCGACCTGGCTGTCTCTGTGGATGGTCGGCGCTTTTTCCGTCGCCTTTGGCCTGCTCGGACTTTTCGGAAGCGACGTTTTGATTCGCGACATTATGCAAGTCAAAGGACTTGCTGCTGACTTAGCTGTGCCTTACTTGCGCATTATTTTAGGCGGTTGTTTTTCGATTTTCTTCTTGCTGCAAATCACCGCCGTTCTCCGTGCACTCGGTAGCGCTAAATCGGCAGCAGCGCTGCTTGTCGGCGGCAACCTTTTGAATATTTTACTCAACATCCTGTTTATCTACGGAACGGGTCCGCGTCCTGAGGTTTTTGCGTGGGCAGATCCGCTTGCACAGGCACTTGCTATCCCACGCATGGGCGTCGTTGGAGCAGCCTGGGCCACGCTTCTCGGTCGCACAGTCCCAGTCCTGTTTGGGATTTTCCTGCTTGTTCATCGCAAGGGCGGCCCGCGCTTCCACCGCATCTATCTTAGGCCCATCAAAAGCGAGCTTGCAACACTGTGGCGAATCGGCTGGCCGTCGAGCGCCCAGCTCATTGTACGCGTCGGAGCTGTCCTTGCTTTCATTTCACTCGTCAGCTCCAACTACACCACCGTCGGAGATCAAAGCTCGCTGACAGCGTTTAGCATTTGTCTGCGACTTGAAACGATGGCGCTCTTTATCGGCATGGGCTGGGGCGCGGCCGCATCTACTTTTGTTGGAGCCAACTTAGGCGCTGGTCAGCGCAAACGCGCACAACAAGCAGGCTGGATTGCCGCATCCTTTAATTTCTTCCTGATGATCGGCTTGGTTGCAACCTACATGCATTTTGCCGAACCGATTATCGGCTTTTTCGATCATTCGCCCAAAGTCATTCAGGCAGGGCGAGAGTATTTACGTATTGTGGGTTTGAGCTACTGCGTGCTCGGCGTAGCTCTCGTGCTTTCACAAGCCATGACAGGCGCCGGGGCGACGCTCTCAAGCCTTGTCATAGACGGCGCTTTTTTGCTGTTTTTGGTCGTACCCGCATCGATTATCGTCACGGAATATTTAAGATTACCACCTGTTGCGTTGTGGACAACGATTGCGATGGGTAACCTGGCAGCTGCCGTGGCCTATACTTTGTGGTATGCCCGAGGCGCATTCTTAGAAAAGAAGGTTTAA
- the cysK gene encoding cysteine synthase A, with protein sequence MSSDALHVKAPVVQSVLELIGNSPLMHIRHVQSPEAGAVWAKTEYFNPGGSVKDRICLAMLEQAERDGIIKKGSTIVEPTSGNTGIGLAVVCAVKGYKLVLTMPESMSLERRALLEAYGAEIVLTQAERVMQGAIEAAHDIVKTRGAFMPMQFDNEANPESHAKSTAQEIISAMEDQSIDAFVSAVGTGGTISGVGRVFKKLYPSCKIIAVEPESSPVLSGGEAGPTKIQGIGAGFIPENFDSDVVDDVRLVSDRLAYETKKKLALEEGLLVGISAGANVAIAAEVARELGPGKNVITVLCDTGERYFSLDNYFAS encoded by the coding sequence ATGTCATCTGATGCGCTTCATGTGAAAGCTCCGGTGGTTCAAAGCGTGCTTGAGCTTATTGGCAACTCACCGCTTATGCATATTAGGCATGTGCAGAGCCCTGAAGCAGGAGCGGTTTGGGCAAAGACGGAGTATTTCAATCCTGGAGGTTCGGTTAAAGACCGGATATGCCTTGCGATGCTCGAGCAAGCAGAGCGTGATGGTATCATCAAAAAAGGCTCCACGATAGTTGAGCCAACAAGTGGCAACACGGGTATTGGCCTCGCCGTGGTTTGTGCGGTCAAAGGCTACAAGCTTGTGCTGACCATGCCTGAGAGCATGTCGCTTGAGCGTCGCGCGCTGCTTGAAGCCTACGGTGCGGAGATTGTGCTCACCCAAGCTGAACGGGTGATGCAGGGCGCAATTGAAGCTGCGCACGATATTGTCAAAACACGCGGCGCTTTTATGCCGATGCAGTTTGACAACGAAGCGAATCCTGAGAGCCATGCAAAGAGTACGGCGCAGGAGATTATCAGTGCCATGGAAGACCAGAGCATCGATGCCTTTGTTTCCGCGGTGGGGACTGGCGGCACAATCAGCGGCGTTGGGCGCGTGTTCAAGAAACTCTACCCTTCATGCAAGATTATCGCGGTTGAACCTGAAAGCAGCCCCGTCTTGTCGGGCGGTGAGGCTGGTCCGACTAAGATTCAAGGCATTGGCGCCGGATTTATTCCGGAGAACTTTGATAGCGATGTCGTGGACGACGTGCGTTTGGTTTCCGACCGCCTTGCTTACGAGACCAAGAAAAAGCTTGCGCTCGAAGAGGGCTTGCTTGTGGGCATCAGTGCGGGCGCTAATGTGGCGATTGCTGCCGAAGTAGCGCGCGAGCTTGGCCCTGGCAAAAACGTGATCACAGTGCTTTGCGATACCGGTGAGCGGTATTTTAGTTTGGATAACTACTTTGCATCCTAA
- a CDS encoding cellulase family glycosylhydrolase, producing MTAMSAKKSLLFYLGLSHVMVACIPSSSMQPDHTPAEQDFVTVRNEHFVLGQERYAFVGANYWYGPHLAAQGVEGRKRVEQDLDQLQSLGIRNLRILAGSEGPSDAPWRIAPAMQESPGQYNQALLEGLDFVLQALAKRGMHAVLFLTNYWFWSGGLAQYLAWHEGSSIPYPFNEGQDWQSFSNYTSRFFEHAQAQQSLRDHIAFIINRRNTLSHLYYRDDPAIMAWELCNEARGMNQAMAMQRWVDQSACFIKSLDPRHLVTTGSEGDSAAPKAHGLDFINDHKSSCIDYATMHLWVENWGWFDPKKQQKSFNSAKKQALRYITQHIDGAKKLGKPIVLEEFGIARDFGSFDPQSPALLRSAYYSTVLDAIYKAAFRHPHVGGSNFWAWGGQISLENNYGEPWQPEQNLSADPPHEPQGWYSVFSHEKQTLDVLKNYAERMTRLKSY from the coding sequence ATGACTGCCATGTCTGCAAAGAAAAGTTTGCTGTTTTATTTAGGATTAAGCCATGTCATGGTGGCATGCATTCCGTCATCCTCCATGCAACCTGACCATACCCCAGCTGAACAGGATTTTGTCACTGTTCGCAATGAGCACTTTGTTTTAGGGCAAGAGCGCTACGCCTTTGTCGGGGCAAACTATTGGTATGGACCTCATCTTGCCGCGCAGGGCGTTGAGGGTCGCAAGCGTGTGGAGCAGGACCTTGATCAACTACAATCACTTGGCATTCGCAATTTGCGTATCTTGGCAGGAAGTGAAGGGCCATCGGATGCCCCGTGGCGCATTGCGCCAGCCATGCAGGAATCACCGGGTCAGTACAACCAAGCGCTGCTCGAAGGCCTTGATTTTGTCCTTCAGGCACTTGCCAAGCGCGGCATGCACGCTGTTTTATTTCTCACCAACTACTGGTTTTGGTCGGGTGGGCTTGCTCAATACCTCGCCTGGCACGAAGGCTCGAGCATTCCTTATCCTTTTAACGAAGGCCAGGATTGGCAAAGTTTCTCAAATTACACTTCGCGCTTTTTCGAGCATGCACAAGCACAGCAAAGCTTACGCGACCATATCGCCTTCATCATTAATCGTCGTAATACCCTCAGTCATCTTTACTACCGAGATGATCCAGCAATCATGGCGTGGGAACTATGCAACGAAGCGCGTGGCATGAACCAAGCCATGGCGATGCAACGCTGGGTCGATCAAAGCGCGTGCTTCATTAAATCGCTCGACCCAAGGCATTTGGTCACGACGGGCTCCGAAGGAGACTCAGCCGCACCTAAAGCACACGGCCTTGATTTTATAAACGACCATAAGAGCAGCTGCATCGACTACGCCACCATGCATCTATGGGTCGAGAACTGGGGCTGGTTCGATCCAAAAAAGCAGCAAAAGAGTTTCAACTCTGCCAAAAAGCAGGCTCTTCGCTACATCACGCAACACATCGACGGAGCGAAAAAACTTGGCAAACCTATCGTGCTCGAAGAGTTTGGCATCGCTCGAGACTTTGGCAGCTTTGATCCGCAATCGCCAGCGCTCTTGCGCAGTGCTTATTACAGTACCGTGCTTGATGCGATTTACAAAGCAGCGTTTCGTCATCCTCATGTGGGCGGCTCAAATTTTTGGGCTTGGGGCGGCCAAATCTCCCTCGAAAACAACTACGGTGAGCCATGGCAGCCAGAACAAAACTTGAGCGCCGATCCACCTCATGAACCCCAGGGCTGGTACAGTGTATTCAGTCACGAAAAGCAAACCCTTGATGTGCTAAAAAACTATGCCGAGCGCATGACGCGATTGAAATCCTATTAG
- a CDS encoding Rrf2 family transcriptional regulator — MKLSNKGRYGIEAVLDMAFHGEGSALQIKDIAERQAIPPRFLEQIFQDLKRVGLVSSKRGPKGGYRLAQNPAQIKLGDIIRAVEGPINLGCEGQKVGSSPLRPVIEEALVDLSKRIDTCLDGISIAQLCERGKQLGLHRTSPKRLTYVI; from the coding sequence ATGAAGCTTTCGAATAAGGGACGCTATGGGATTGAGGCAGTGCTCGACATGGCTTTTCATGGCGAAGGCAGTGCTTTGCAAATCAAGGATATTGCCGAGCGGCAGGCGATACCTCCCCGATTTTTGGAACAGATTTTTCAGGATCTAAAGCGTGTGGGCTTGGTTTCATCCAAACGTGGCCCCAAAGGCGGCTACCGCCTTGCGCAAAACCCCGCTCAGATCAAGTTGGGCGATATTATCCGCGCGGTCGAAGGCCCGATTAATCTGGGTTGTGAAGGACAGAAAGTTGGCTCGAGTCCGTTACGTCCGGTGATTGAAGAGGCGCTTGTTGATCTATCCAAACGCATCGATACCTGTCTTGATGGCATTAGCATTGCTCAACTTTGTGAGCGCGGTAAGCAACTTGGTTTGCATCGCACTTCGCCAAAGAGGCTGACCTATGTCATCTGA
- a CDS encoding class I SAM-dependent methyltransferase: MKRETSLRNFLCTLFCFSFVSSPCFADGHKHRSKRGMVERFTDPENWAKKFDDPERYNWQKPDEVISALGLRDGQSIVDLGAGTGYFAVRLAKKYPKSTVLGIDREPEMVDYLNRRALQEKLLNLRALLASSKDARIPGKVDLVFICNTYHHFQDRKTYLKT; this comes from the coding sequence ATGAAGCGTGAAACTAGCCTGCGCAATTTTCTCTGCACACTCTTTTGTTTTTCTTTTGTTTCCAGCCCCTGTTTTGCGGATGGCCACAAACATCGTTCCAAACGTGGCATGGTGGAACGTTTTACCGATCCGGAAAATTGGGCGAAAAAGTTCGACGATCCTGAGCGCTATAACTGGCAGAAACCCGATGAAGTGATCAGCGCGCTTGGCCTTAGAGATGGACAGTCCATCGTCGATTTGGGGGCTGGCACAGGCTATTTTGCCGTGCGTTTAGCGAAGAAGTACCCCAAGAGTACGGTGCTTGGCATCGATCGGGAGCCTGAAATGGTTGACTATCTCAACCGTCGTGCGCTGCAAGAAAAACTGCTCAATCTAAGGGCTTTGCTTGCGAGTTCAAAGGATGCACGCATTCCGGGCAAAGTCGATTTGGTTTTTATTTGCAACACCTACCATCATTTCCAAGACCGTAAGACATACCTGAAGACTTGA
- the map gene encoding type I methionyl aminopeptidase, whose protein sequence is MSESMLQQLREACKLAARTLVMVGEHIRPGISTGDINTLGHDFTIEHGARPSPLNYKGYPKSVCTSVNEVVCHGIPSGYKLKDGDIINVDVTSYFPTEHGFHGDTSAMYYVGEPSDGAKKVVEVARRCLELGIEQAKPSARIGDIGAAIQNYAEAQGCSVVRDFVGHGIGRQFHMPPQIPHHGKAGTGKRLKAGMVFTIEPMINLGGYECEILSDGWTAVTTDGSLSAQFEHTLAITKDGCEVLTARDALIPNSEDKPWADLGPRSVPASKNARIS, encoded by the coding sequence ATGAGCGAATCCATGCTCCAGCAACTGAGAGAAGCGTGCAAACTGGCTGCACGCACACTTGTGATGGTGGGTGAGCACATCCGTCCTGGCATAAGCACCGGCGACATTAACACCTTGGGTCATGACTTTACCATCGAGCACGGTGCTCGGCCTTCGCCCTTGAACTACAAAGGCTATCCAAAAAGCGTTTGCACCAGCGTCAACGAAGTCGTCTGCCATGGCATTCCCAGCGGCTACAAACTTAAAGACGGCGACATCATCAACGTCGATGTCACTTCGTATTTTCCGACGGAGCACGGCTTTCACGGGGATACCAGCGCGATGTACTACGTCGGCGAGCCAAGCGATGGTGCAAAAAAAGTGGTTGAAGTTGCGCGCCGCTGCTTGGAACTCGGCATCGAGCAAGCCAAACCCTCTGCCCGCATTGGTGATATCGGGGCGGCTATTCAAAACTATGCCGAAGCACAAGGCTGCTCGGTTGTGCGTGACTTTGTCGGACATGGCATCGGTCGTCAGTTTCACATGCCCCCGCAAATCCCTCACCACGGAAAAGCAGGCACCGGCAAACGTCTCAAGGCTGGGATGGTCTTTACCATCGAGCCAATGATTAACTTGGGTGGCTATGAATGCGAGATTCTCTCCGACGGCTGGACCGCCGTAACCACAGACGGATCACTTTCCGCTCAATTTGAACATACCCTCGCCATCACCAAAGACGGCTGCGAAGTGCTAACAGCACGCGATGCACTAATTCCAAACAGCGAAGATAAGCCCTGGGCAGACTTGGGACCTAGATCGGTTCCAGCATCCAAAAACGCTAGAATCAGCTAG
- a CDS encoding Mov34/MPN/PAD-1 family protein: MSGEAAWIKGNLRIDKKVLDEIEAHALECYPSESCGFLVGPVDEPLLIDASVREENEADKYHKLDPVTFPRTSKMYFKINELRATRAFEQGEKSGRPIKAIYHSHCDAGAYFSEEDAATFASDNQLMWPCAFVVVSVQAGKIADRKLWVHQEGSNDFVESSLKVQ; this comes from the coding sequence ATGAGTGGTGAAGCAGCCTGGATTAAGGGCAATCTTCGTATTGACAAAAAAGTACTCGATGAAATCGAAGCGCATGCGCTCGAGTGTTATCCAAGCGAGAGTTGCGGTTTTCTAGTGGGGCCAGTCGATGAGCCTCTACTTATCGACGCGTCGGTGCGTGAAGAAAACGAAGCAGACAAATATCACAAGCTTGATCCGGTAACTTTTCCGCGAACTTCGAAGATGTATTTTAAAATTAATGAGCTCAGAGCCACGCGTGCTTTTGAGCAAGGGGAAAAGAGCGGCCGGCCGATCAAAGCGATTTATCATTCGCATTGCGACGCCGGTGCTTACTTTTCAGAGGAAGACGCCGCCACCTTTGCTTCTGATAATCAGCTAATGTGGCCGTGTGCTTTCGTTGTGGTGAGTGTGCAAGCTGGAAAAATCGCTGATCGAAAGCTTTGGGTTCATCAAGAAGGTAGTAACGACTTTGTGGAGTCTTCGCTGAAGGTTCAATGA
- a CDS encoding 4Fe-4S binding protein codes for MGIFIDETICNGCGTAEEAMCVRDCPGDLMIMKDNHKAMIRDNRECWDCAACVKVCPTQAIHMQLPTAVVVRGVTLRGRAIKPKTIWRIRQRDGSEQSYETPAKGSPPFNPNL; via the coding sequence ATGGGTATCTTTATCGACGAGACGATTTGCAATGGTTGCGGCACGGCCGAAGAAGCGATGTGCGTACGCGATTGCCCAGGTGATCTCATGATCATGAAAGACAATCATAAAGCCATGATTCGCGACAACCGTGAGTGTTGGGATTGTGCAGCGTGTGTTAAAGTATGCCCTACCCAAGCCATTCACATGCAGCTTCCTACGGCAGTCGTGGTACGAGGCGTTACGTTGCGAGGTCGAGCTATCAAGCCCAAAACGATTTGGCGCATTCGACAGCGCGATGGTTCCGAGCAGAGCTACGAGACACCAGCCAAAGGCAGTCCGCCCTTCAACCCCAATTTGTAA
- a CDS encoding adenylyl-sulfate reductase subunit alpha, with translation MTQSEHIDCDLLILGGGAAGCVAAVEAAERAPDLKVVVLEKAHIYRSGCLAAGISALNAYLNPGETPESFLRYTQRDTHGVVRDDLVLSMAKELNEQVHRVEQWGLPIVRDELGRPLRRGRASIKIFGERIKPIIAKRAEASGARIINRVNVTGLAVHEGRVTGAYGFHVRTGQFFSVAAKAVLLCTGGAAGLYRPANPGKAAHRMWYSPYNTGAGLAMGIRSGAEMTSFEFRFIPLRIKDAIAPTGEIAQWLGAKQINARGEAYLDKYYQELGGSKMPTQDRLYATIKERQAGRGPCYLDLRGVEPKRLEWTIASYLSMAPAAAMIMSDEAYYAKQGGEMAPVEITGGEPHVVGGHGLSGFWVDDQRKTTLKGLWAAGDVTGGCPKKYAPGAWAEAVIAVRDMIEHARHTPAAALNASEAKSEQARVMEPRNNAGGIEPFELEERLQKIMDEYAGGISRDYGYSEGELKLARLHLRRLEDELAVLYAKDTHELLHAHEVIDRVTVAQNLVEHMLYRTETRWHCYQERLDYPERDDARWMIFVNSLRDAQGQTTIVERPVVRAPITIHLPALDDGAVIRKHGN, from the coding sequence ATGACTCAAAGCGAGCACATAGACTGCGACTTGTTGATCCTTGGAGGCGGGGCCGCCGGTTGCGTGGCTGCCGTGGAGGCTGCGGAGCGTGCTCCGGATCTAAAAGTTGTGGTGCTTGAAAAGGCACACATCTACCGCAGTGGCTGCCTCGCTGCGGGCATTAGCGCGCTCAATGCTTATTTGAACCCGGGGGAGACCCCCGAGTCGTTCTTGCGCTACACGCAGCGCGATACGCATGGCGTGGTACGTGATGATTTGGTGCTCAGCATGGCCAAGGAGCTCAACGAACAGGTGCATCGCGTAGAGCAATGGGGACTTCCGATTGTGCGCGATGAGCTTGGTCGGCCCTTAAGGCGAGGCCGTGCTTCAATTAAGATTTTCGGTGAGCGCATCAAACCCATTATTGCCAAGCGCGCGGAAGCGTCGGGTGCGCGGATTATCAATCGCGTGAACGTTACGGGTTTAGCCGTGCATGAAGGCCGCGTGACGGGGGCCTATGGTTTTCATGTGCGTACGGGGCAGTTTTTTTCCGTCGCAGCAAAAGCCGTCCTGCTTTGCACGGGTGGCGCCGCTGGCCTCTACCGCCCTGCTAATCCGGGAAAGGCGGCGCATCGCATGTGGTATTCGCCCTACAATACTGGCGCGGGGCTCGCGATGGGCATTCGCAGTGGCGCGGAGATGACTTCTTTTGAGTTTCGCTTTATTCCCTTGCGGATCAAAGACGCGATTGCGCCGACCGGCGAGATTGCACAGTGGCTTGGCGCAAAGCAAATCAACGCACGCGGTGAAGCTTATCTTGATAAGTACTATCAAGAACTCGGCGGCTCGAAGATGCCGACTCAGGACCGTCTTTATGCAACGATAAAAGAACGTCAAGCTGGGCGCGGCCCTTGTTATCTTGATTTACGCGGAGTGGAGCCGAAGCGTCTGGAGTGGACAATCGCTTCCTATCTTTCGATGGCGCCTGCCGCGGCCATGATCATGTCGGATGAAGCTTATTACGCCAAACAGGGCGGCGAGATGGCGCCGGTGGAGATCACCGGAGGCGAGCCTCACGTTGTCGGAGGTCATGGGCTAAGCGGTTTTTGGGTGGACGATCAGCGCAAAACAACGTTGAAAGGTCTTTGGGCTGCGGGTGATGTAACCGGTGGATGCCCTAAAAAATACGCTCCTGGGGCTTGGGCCGAAGCCGTTATCGCAGTGCGAGATATGATTGAGCATGCACGCCATACACCAGCTGCTGCTTTGAATGCAAGCGAAGCAAAGAGCGAGCAGGCGCGCGTGATGGAGCCTCGCAACAACGCTGGCGGCATTGAGCCTTTTGAGCTTGAAGAACGGCTTCAGAAAATCATGGACGAGTATGCAGGGGGCATCAGTCGGGATTACGGTTATTCGGAAGGTGAGTTAAAGCTTGCGCGCTTGCACCTTAGGCGTTTGGAGGATGAGCTTGCCGTGCTCTATGCCAAGGATACGCACGAGCTTCTTCACGCGCACGAAGTGATCGATCGCGTCACCGTTGCGCAAAACTTGGTTGAACACATGCTTTATCGCACAGAGACTCGCTGGCATTGCTATCAAGAGCGTCTTGACTATCCAGAACGTGACGATGCGCGCTGGATGATCTTCGTTAACAGCCTGCGGGATGCGCAGGGGCAGACCACAATTGTGGAACGCCCCGTCGTTCGAGCTCCGATTACGATTCATTTGCCGGCTCTAGACGATGGCGCAGTCATTCGAAAGCACGGAAACTAG
- a CDS encoding transcriptional regulator — MRGPKHYRSIEEFEREEIRPTQKIGFTLDDLYQEATFNTEQEFSKEDPKELDFDS, encoded by the coding sequence ATGCGGGGACCCAAACATTATCGAAGTATCGAAGAATTTGAACGTGAGGAAATCCGTCCCACGCAAAAGATCGGGTTCACCTTGGACGATCTGTACCAAGAGGCCACTTTCAACACCGAGCAGGAATTTTCAAAAGAGGATCCCAAGGAATTGGATTTCGATTCCTGA
- a CDS encoding ACT domain-containing protein translates to MTDTTNDDKPVLELSILPMRLAIAKRKPDATIPAWALGSPFFSITRTDEELSVVCEEEKIPKDQNPDKGWRCLKVHGPMPLDAVGILASLSTVLAAAEISVFAIASYDTDYILVKAEKLEQAIQALDGSGFVIHTHDDEAPDEA, encoded by the coding sequence ATGACTGACACCACAAACGACGATAAGCCAGTCCTAGAGTTGAGCATTTTGCCGATGCGTCTTGCGATTGCAAAGCGTAAACCCGATGCCACCATCCCAGCGTGGGCTCTAGGCTCTCCTTTTTTTTCCATTACCCGGACCGATGAAGAATTGTCGGTAGTGTGCGAAGAAGAGAAGATTCCGAAAGATCAAAACCCCGACAAGGGCTGGCGTTGCCTAAAAGTTCATGGGCCGATGCCGCTTGATGCTGTGGGCATTTTGGCCAGCCTTTCCACGGTGCTTGCCGCAGCAGAAATCAGTGTGTTTGCCATCGCTTCCTATGATACCGATTACATTCTCGTCAAAGCAGAGAAGCTCGAGCAAGCCATTCAAGCGCTCGACGGAAGTGGTTTTGTGATTCACACCCACGACGACGAGGCTCCGGATGAAGCGTGA